In Chitinophagales bacterium, one DNA window encodes the following:
- a CDS encoding M1 family metallopeptidase, which produces MPVLLCSCLFGFAATADSAWQQQVNYRIDVTLDDSQHNLTGNITIEYINHSPDTLHFIWFHLWPNAYKNNNTAFAKQELENGSTEFYYAPPSDRGYIDQLDFRIDGHTAATTADPLHEDITKLLLPAPLLPDSSITITTPFHIKIPKTFSRFGHVGQSYQVTQWYPKPAVYDRYGWHQMPYLDQGEFYSEFGSFRVSITLPENYVVGATGTLLNDAENKWLDSLAAANRIQFEDGKQGIAEQPASPFAGDKPQNNFPASSPATKTLLYIADHVHDFAWFADKRYHVMKSKVMLPGKNTPVTTWALFLDQHAAQWKHAIHFVDSSVLYYSKWIGDYPYPQATAVEGALQAGDGMEYPMITVVSGGFGTKKSLETVIAHEVGHNWLYGILAFNEREHPWMDEGINSYYENRYVETRYPQQGLVPNLLAQPFDLTSYRRGYQNYLLYVFQAYRHEDQPMDINAADFTTLNYAGIVYAKTAVAFQYLAAYLGIENYDALMHQFYETWAFRHPYPEDLQHFFECNTHKELDWFFNQSIKTAAYLDYKLVYIGDTTQIGSSIYRKLTVRNKAAVKGPYSITALKNNLPAVAMWYGGFNGKMEVLFPDGDYDAFRIDQNADMPEVNRKNNTVRTSGLLPNAEKLRLQWLGSLDNPQRTQLFFTPTIGWNNYDKAWLGLALYNTFLPDKPLSFVVMPAYATGSNQLTGLGEVNLQLFPASSLFHRIDITSSAKSFHYAGDSFYGAEGNREYRFMKFMQQLQLGIRKKTARSLINQAITFRNIYLLTEMPEYFTATDKYNHQLFNQLTYVLQHKRAIQPFALSISLEEGTNEGHSFYLKSSFTGDYTFTYPRKKTGFQLRFFAGVMIASPEELVAADFHLGPTTGTKDYLFDEVYLGRTETSGFLSQQVAITEGGFKMRTDGVQPELGRSDTWITALNVKLPLPFFTPLFAFGDAGIAPDNINFKSFQFDAGIGLTLVPGIVEVYCPLLFSNDIKMNLNSTEFYDAWYERISFTFNINRLHPFKIMRSISL; this is translated from the coding sequence TTGCCTGTGCTTTTATGCAGTTGCCTTTTCGGTTTTGCAGCGACTGCTGATTCTGCCTGGCAACAGCAGGTGAATTACCGGATTGATGTGACACTCGATGACAGCCAGCATAATTTAACAGGCAACATCACTATTGAATATATCAATCATTCACCTGATACCCTCCACTTTATCTGGTTTCATCTTTGGCCAAACGCCTATAAAAACAATAACACCGCTTTCGCAAAGCAGGAATTGGAAAATGGCAGCACTGAGTTTTACTATGCGCCGCCTTCTGACCGTGGTTATATTGATCAACTCGATTTCAGGATTGACGGTCACACCGCAGCAACAACCGCTGACCCTCTTCACGAAGACATTACTAAGCTTCTATTGCCTGCACCGTTGTTGCCGGACAGCAGCATCACCATTACCACACCTTTTCATATAAAAATTCCGAAAACTTTTTCACGCTTTGGCCATGTCGGCCAGTCATACCAGGTAACACAATGGTATCCGAAACCGGCAGTGTATGACCGTTACGGATGGCATCAGATGCCCTACCTTGACCAGGGTGAGTTTTATTCGGAATTCGGTTCCTTCCGGGTTTCCATCACACTGCCTGAAAATTATGTGGTGGGCGCAACGGGCACATTACTCAATGATGCGGAAAACAAATGGCTTGATTCATTGGCAGCAGCAAACAGGATCCAATTTGAGGACGGGAAGCAAGGCATTGCCGAACAGCCCGCTTCACCTTTTGCCGGCGATAAGCCACAAAACAACTTTCCGGCTTCTTCACCTGCAACAAAGACGCTGCTTTACATAGCAGATCATGTGCACGACTTCGCCTGGTTTGCCGATAAACGATACCATGTGATGAAAAGCAAGGTAATGCTGCCCGGAAAAAATACACCCGTCACCACATGGGCGTTATTTCTTGATCAGCATGCAGCACAGTGGAAGCATGCCATTCATTTTGTTGATTCATCGGTACTCTATTATTCGAAGTGGATAGGTGACTATCCTTACCCGCAGGCCACGGCAGTAGAAGGCGCACTACAGGCCGGCGACGGAATGGAATATCCCATGATTACGGTAGTGAGCGGCGGCTTCGGCACCAAAAAATCACTGGAGACCGTGATTGCCCATGAAGTAGGCCATAATTGGTTGTATGGCATTCTTGCTTTCAATGAACGCGAACATCCGTGGATGGACGAAGGCATCAATTCCTACTATGAAAACAGGTATGTGGAAACAAGGTATCCCCAACAGGGCCTTGTTCCCAACCTGCTCGCACAACCATTCGATCTCACATCCTACCGGCGCGGCTATCAGAACTACCTGTTGTATGTTTTCCAGGCTTACCGCCATGAAGATCAGCCCATGGATATTAATGCAGCGGATTTCACGACGCTCAACTACGCAGGCATCGTGTATGCCAAAACCGCGGTGGCGTTTCAATACCTGGCTGCTTATTTAGGAATAGAAAATTATGATGCGCTCATGCATCAGTTTTATGAAACATGGGCCTTCCGGCATCCCTACCCGGAAGACCTGCAGCATTTTTTTGAATGCAACACTCATAAAGAACTGGATTGGTTTTTCAATCAGTCAATAAAAACGGCTGCATACCTCGACTACAAACTGGTATATATCGGCGACACCACCCAAATCGGCAGCAGCATCTACCGCAAGCTGACGGTCAGGAATAAAGCAGCTGTCAAAGGGCCTTATTCGATTACAGCTTTAAAAAATAACCTGCCGGCTGTTGCAATGTGGTATGGCGGTTTTAACGGCAAGATGGAAGTGCTTTTTCCCGATGGAGATTATGATGCCTTCCGTATTGATCAGAACGCAGATATGCCGGAAGTGAACAGGAAGAATAACACAGTGCGCACATCCGGCTTGTTACCGAATGCAGAAAAACTGAGGTTGCAATGGTTGGGCAGTTTAGACAATCCGCAACGTACGCAGCTTTTTTTTACTCCTACTATCGGCTGGAACAATTACGACAAAGCATGGCTTGGCCTTGCATTGTATAATACCTTCCTGCCTGATAAGCCTTTGAGTTTTGTCGTGATGCCTGCTTATGCCACCGGCAGTAATCAACTGACCGGACTCGGTGAAGTGAACCTGCAACTCTTTCCCGCATCATCTTTATTTCATCGCATCGATATCACTTCGTCTGCCAAATCTTTTCACTATGCCGGTGATTCATTTTACGGCGCGGAAGGTAACCGGGAATACCGGTTTATGAAATTCATGCAACAACTGCAGCTGGGCATACGCAAGAAGACGGCGCGCAGCCTCATAAACCAGGCGATAACTTTCAGAAACATTTACCTGTTAACAGAAATGCCGGAATATTTTACTGCTACCGATAAATACAATCATCAGTTGTTTAATCAGCTCACTTATGTTTTGCAGCATAAAAGGGCAATACAACCCTTTGCACTTTCCATTTCCCTGGAAGAAGGAACCAATGAAGGCCATTCCTTTTACCTGAAGTCATCATTTACGGGCGACTACACCTTCACCTATCCCCGCAAGAAAACCGGTTTCCAACTCCGGTTCTTTGCAGGCGTGATGATCGCATCACCGGAGGAACTCGTAGCGGCGGATTTTCATCTTGGTCCCACCACTGGTACAAAAGATTATCTCTTTGATGAAGTTTATTTGGGCAGAACAGAAACCTCCGGATTTTTATCGCAACAGGTGGCGATTACAGAAGGCGGATTCAAGATGCGTACCGATGGAGTGCAACCTGAATTGGGAAGGTCCGATACATGGATTACGGCGCTCAACGTTAAACTCCCTCTGCCTTTCTTCACACCGCTCTTCGCATTTGGTGATGCCGGCATCGCGCCTGATAACATCAACTTTAAATCATTTCAGTTTGATGCGGGCATTGGTCTGACCCTGGTTCCCGGCATCGTGGAAGTATATTGCCCATTGCTGTTTTCCAACGACATAAAAATGAATCTGAACAGCACTGAATTTTATGATGCATGGTACGAACGCATTTCATTTACGTTCAACATCAACCGGCTGCATCCTTTCAAAATCATGCGTAGCATTTCGCTATGA
- a CDS encoding aldehyde dehydrogenase family protein: MSTKVSTGFLKKLKLKSISSGASTGTDWLKTTGETLESYSPADGKLIGKIRLASRTDYEVVVATAEKAFREWRTIPAPKRGEVVRQIGDELRKNKEALGALVSYEMGKSLQEGLGEVQEMIDICDFAVGLSRQLYGLTMHSERPNHRMYEQWHPLGIIGVISAFNFPVAVWSWNAMIALVCGDVVVWKPSSKVMLCAVATQQIIASVLKRNQVPEGVLCLVAGSSSEVGDVMLEDKRVPLISATGSTRVGIRVAQKVGERLGRSILELGGNNAIIISQHANLDLAIRAVAFGAVGTAGQRCTTTRRLIIHEKVYDEVKKRLLKVYSQLTIGNPLDPDNHVGPLIDKKAVDDFLNAIEKVKAQGGKILIGGNVKQGKGFSTGCYVEPCIAEVKENLAIVKHETFAPLLYIMKYKTMEEAIHLHNDVPQGLSSAIFTENMMEMEHFLSIAGSDCGIANVNIGTSGAEIGGAFGGEKETGGGRESGSDSWKAYMRRQTNTINYGKSLPLAQGIKFDV; encoded by the coding sequence ATGTCAACAAAAGTATCTACCGGTTTTCTCAAAAAACTAAAACTGAAATCCATTTCATCCGGCGCTTCCACAGGAACAGACTGGCTGAAAACAACAGGCGAAACACTTGAATCCTATTCACCGGCTGACGGAAAGCTGATCGGCAAAATACGGCTTGCTTCCCGTACTGATTATGAAGTGGTGGTGGCCACGGCGGAAAAGGCATTTCGTGAATGGCGCACGATTCCCGCCCCCAAACGCGGAGAGGTGGTGCGGCAGATCGGAGATGAACTTCGCAAAAACAAAGAAGCACTTGGTGCATTGGTTTCCTATGAGATGGGCAAAAGCCTTCAGGAAGGGTTGGGCGAAGTGCAGGAGATGATTGACATCTGCGACTTCGCCGTCGGACTATCCCGCCAATTGTATGGATTAACCATGCACAGTGAACGACCGAATCACCGCATGTATGAACAGTGGCATCCATTGGGCATCATCGGTGTCATCTCGGCATTCAACTTTCCGGTAGCCGTGTGGTCGTGGAATGCCATGATCGCACTGGTTTGCGGCGATGTGGTAGTTTGGAAACCTTCTTCAAAAGTCATGTTATGTGCTGTGGCTACACAGCAGATTATTGCATCGGTGCTAAAAAGGAACCAGGTGCCCGAAGGTGTGCTGTGCCTTGTAGCCGGAAGTTCATCCGAAGTGGGTGATGTGATGCTGGAGGATAAACGCGTTCCACTGATTTCCGCCACGGGTTCCACGCGCGTCGGCATCCGCGTGGCGCAAAAAGTGGGCGAACGCCTCGGCCGTTCCATTCTTGAACTGGGCGGCAACAATGCCATCATCATATCCCAGCATGCCAATCTCGATCTGGCCATCCGTGCTGTGGCCTTTGGCGCCGTGGGCACGGCAGGGCAACGTTGCACAACCACCAGAAGGCTGATTATTCATGAAAAAGTGTATGATGAGGTGAAGAAGCGGCTCTTGAAAGTATACAGTCAGCTTACAATTGGCAATCCGCTTGATCCGGACAATCATGTGGGGCCGCTGATTGATAAAAAAGCTGTGGATGATTTTTTAAATGCCATTGAAAAGGTAAAAGCACAGGGCGGGAAAATCCTGATTGGCGGCAATGTGAAACAAGGCAAAGGTTTCAGCACCGGCTGTTATGTGGAACCCTGCATTGCTGAAGTGAAGGAAAATCTTGCCATCGTCAAGCATGAAACCTTCGCCCCTTTGCTGTATATCATGAAGTACAAGACCATGGAAGAGGCCATCCACCTGCACAATGATGTACCGCAGGGATTGTCATCCGCCATCTTTACGGAAAACATGATGGAGATGGAACACTTCCTCTCCATTGCCGGAAGCGACTGCGGCATTGCAAATGTAAATATCGGTACCAGCGGGGCGGAAATTGGTGGTGCCTTCGGCGGTGAAAAAGAAACCGGTGGCGGCCGTGAATCAGGCAGCGACAGCTGGAAGGCCTATATG